In Humulus lupulus chromosome 7, drHumLupu1.1, whole genome shotgun sequence, the following are encoded in one genomic region:
- the LOC133790877 gene encoding transcription factor bHLH96-like gives MALEAVVFPQNPYFSYSANRELYAMIGVGGNWVSYADDDESNNNNSINIYDHQDQADAAPSAASFDFLGNQTESSTCPYGDWNPSPSSSMVPHFNELHLSNSNPSPDAANGNNNTATTTDDFQPFDALTAFPQTTMTARPKRRRSRSRKNKEDIENQRMTHIAVERNRRKQMNEYLSVLRSLMPDSYVQRGDQASIIGGAINFVKELEQHVQFLGAQKESHDHQNSEDDHHHHQSGGQDDSMPFSEFFTFPQYSTSSITHCENSAAAMAGESPSSSVSRERRSAIADIEVTMVESHASLKIRSKKRSKQLLKMVSGLHTMRLTVLHLNVTTQDQIILYSVSVKVEEDCKLSSVDEIATAVYQILARIQEETLIMAN, from the exons ATGGCACTAGAGGCTGTCGTTTTTCCACAAAACCCATATTTTAGTTATAGTGCTAATAGAGAGCTCTACGCCATGATCGGAGTTGGAGGCAACTGGGTCAGTTACGCCGATGACGACGAAAGCAACAACAATAACAGTATTAATATCTACGATCATCAAGATCAAGCTGATGCAGCTCCTTCTGCAGCTTCCTTTGATTTTCTCGGGAACCAAACGGAAAGTAGTACGTGTCCTTATGGGGACTGGAAcccctctccttcttcttctatGGTACCTCACTTTAACGAACTGCACCTCTCCAACTCCAATCCATCCCCGGATGCAGCCAACGGTAACAATAACACTGCTACTACTACAGATGATTTCCAACCGTTCGATGCTTTGACCGCTTTCCCGCAGACGACGATGACTGCTCGTCCAAAACGACGCCGTTCTAGAAGCAGAAAGAACAAAGAAGACATTGAAAACCAGAGAATGACTCACATTGCGGTGGAGCGAAATAGAAGAAAGCAAATGAATGAGTACCTCTCTGTGCTTCGGTCTTTAATGCCCGATTCTTACGTCCAAAGG GGTGACCAAGCGTCGATCATCGGAGGAGCCATAAATTTCGTTAAGGAGCTAGAGCAACATGTACAATTCCTCGGTGCCCAGAAAGAAAGTCATGATCACCAAAACTCGGAGgatgatcatcatcatcatcagagTGGCGGCCAAGATGACAGTATGCCGTTTTCTGAGTTCTTCACCTTCCCACAGTACTCGACGAGCTCGATCACTCACTGTGAAAACTCGGCGGCAGCCATGGCGGGAGAATCTCCGTCGTCGTCAGTGAGCAGAGAAAGGAGATCGGCCATTGCTGACATTGAAGTGACAATGGTGGAGAGTCACGCAAGCCTGAAAATAAGGTCGAAGAAAAGATCAAAGCAATTGCTGAAAATGGTTTCTGGGTTACATACTATGAGACTCACAGTACTTCATCTTAATGTTACAACCCAAGATCAAATTATCTTATATTCAGTCAGTGTCAag GTGGAAGAAGACTGCAAGTTGAGTTCAGTGGACGAAATAGCGACAGCGGTGTATCAGATCCTAGCTAGAATTCAAGAAGAGACATTAATAATGGCCAATTGA